In Panthera tigris isolate Pti1 chromosome C1, P.tigris_Pti1_mat1.1, whole genome shotgun sequence, the following proteins share a genomic window:
- the SF3B1 gene encoding splicing factor 3B subunit 1 isoform X4, which translates to MAKIAKTHEDIEAQIREIQGKKAALDEAQGVGLDSTGYYDQEIYGGSDSRFAGYVTSIAATELEDDDDDYSSSTSLLGQKKPGYHAPVALLNDIPQSTEQYDPFAEHRPPKIADREDEYKKHRRTMIISPERLDPFADGFYSAA; encoded by the exons ATGGCGAAGATCGCCAAGACTCACGAAG ATATTGAAGCACAGATTCGAGAAATTCAAGGCAAGAAGGCAGCTCTTGATGAAGCTCAAGGAGTGGGCCTTGATTCTACAGGTTATTATGACCAGGAAATTTATGGTGGAAGTGACAGCCGCTTTGCTGGATATGTGACATCAATTGCTGCAACTGAACTTGAAGAT GATGACGATGACTACTCATCATCTACAAGTTTGCTTGGTCAGAAGAAGCCAGGATATCATGCCCCTGTGGCATTGCTTAATGATATACCACAATCAACAGAACag TATGATCCATTTGCTGAGCACCGACCTCCAAAGATTGCTGACCGGGAAGATGAATACAAAAAGCACAGGCGGACCATGATAATATCCCCAGAGCGTCTTGATCCTTTTGCAGATG GCTTCTATTCTGCTGCTTGA